The following proteins come from a genomic window of Mycobacterium sp. DL:
- a CDS encoding SDR family NAD(P)-dependent oxidoreductase, producing MRAAIVTGASRNIGLAIARRLLADGWNVCLTGRDQAGVVAAAAALADDGAGDAVRWFAGDISVEADVDRLVREVENAWGAIDAVVNNAGIRAHGPIESIQLEHWDAVLATVLTGAFLTSKAVLPGMRERRWGRIVNIAGMSGQSGAAGRAPVIAAKAGLIGLTKACAHEAGGSGVTVNAISPGLIDTERRPGLGDSGVAEKHYQHLGEQSNPVGRIGTVDDVAGTVSYLCGEDAGYVTGQVISVNGGAYM from the coding sequence GTGCGGGCCGCAATCGTCACCGGCGCAAGCCGGAACATCGGGCTGGCGATCGCCCGTCGGCTGCTCGCCGACGGCTGGAACGTCTGCCTCACCGGCCGCGACCAGGCCGGCGTCGTCGCCGCGGCCGCTGCGTTGGCCGACGACGGCGCGGGTGACGCGGTTCGCTGGTTCGCCGGTGACATCAGCGTCGAAGCGGACGTGGACCGCCTTGTCCGCGAGGTGGAAAACGCCTGGGGGGCAATCGATGCAGTGGTCAACAACGCCGGCATCCGGGCACACGGACCGATCGAGTCGATTCAGCTCGAGCACTGGGATGCGGTGCTGGCCACGGTTCTCACCGGCGCGTTCCTGACATCGAAGGCGGTGCTGCCCGGCATGCGGGAACGTCGCTGGGGGCGGATCGTCAACATCGCCGGAATGTCGGGCCAGTCGGGCGCGGCAGGCCGGGCACCGGTGATCGCCGCCAAAGCCGGGCTGATCGGCCTGACCAAAGCCTGCGCGCACGAGGCCGGTGGTTCGGGCGTCACGGTCAATGCCATCTCCCCCGGACTGATCGACACCGAGCGCCGACCCGGCCTCGGGGATTCCGGTGTTGCCGAAAAGCACTATCAACATCTGGGTGAGCAGAGCAATCCCGTGGGCCGCATCGGAACGGTGGACGACGTCGCGGGCACGGTGTCCTACCTCTGCGGTGAGGACGCCGGATACGTCACAGGACAGGTGATTTCGGTGAACGGTGGTGCCTACATGTGA
- a CDS encoding tripartite tricarboxylate transporter permease, with protein MLDNITSGLDLLLQPAPMMWLVVGVSVGFVVGVLPGLSTSNTAALLLPFAITLPLENSLVLIVSIYAGAQFGGAVPAILFNVPGEAGSAVTALDGYPLAKKGQAGLAIGIARMASVLGGVISGLFVLFLLEPLGALSLKFGAREMFAIIVLGLVVASSLMGGSARKGVMVGLLGLLLAVVGVSPGTAETRFTFGELQLYDGVPFLAALIGVFAISEMLMLVGSDQMQKNQKEQGIKPGGLRKETRDAIDGVKATLKQPGAVGRASGVGIILGIIPGLGAAVANFISYSFEKRRSKTPEEFGKGSHKGIIASEACDNAVASSSLIPTFTLGIPGSATMAVVLAAFYLQGIQPGPRVLQTNSAEVFAVALALIVASVLILPLGVLLAGPLASVTKVPLSLLVPTVLFMSMVGVYAIRNSIFDVGLALFFGVVGLLLRLNGYPVIPLILGIILGPLAEEYLLRSLQLADGPSYFFGSIVVNILWAILVAALAAMAFSSVRKRRNERAAAAETVDQHN; from the coding sequence ATGCTCGACAACATAACCTCCGGTCTCGATCTGTTGTTGCAGCCGGCACCGATGATGTGGTTGGTCGTCGGCGTGTCGGTCGGCTTTGTCGTCGGCGTACTGCCGGGACTGAGCACCTCCAACACCGCCGCGCTGCTACTGCCGTTTGCCATCACGCTGCCGCTGGAGAACTCGCTGGTCTTGATCGTGAGCATCTATGCCGGAGCACAATTCGGCGGTGCCGTGCCGGCCATCCTGTTCAACGTGCCCGGTGAAGCCGGATCTGCGGTCACGGCGCTGGACGGTTATCCGCTGGCGAAGAAGGGTCAGGCGGGACTGGCCATCGGTATCGCCCGCATGGCCTCGGTGCTCGGCGGTGTGATCAGTGGGCTGTTCGTGCTGTTCCTGCTCGAACCGCTCGGTGCGCTGTCGCTGAAATTCGGTGCCCGCGAGATGTTCGCCATCATCGTGCTCGGTCTTGTCGTCGCGTCCTCACTCATGGGCGGCTCGGCGCGCAAGGGCGTGATGGTGGGCCTGCTCGGGCTGCTGCTCGCCGTGGTGGGGGTCAGCCCCGGGACCGCCGAAACCCGGTTCACCTTCGGCGAACTCCAGCTCTACGACGGAGTTCCGTTCCTCGCGGCGCTGATCGGTGTGTTCGCGATCAGCGAGATGCTGATGCTGGTCGGTTCCGATCAGATGCAGAAGAACCAGAAGGAACAGGGCATCAAGCCCGGCGGACTACGCAAGGAGACCCGGGACGCCATCGACGGTGTCAAGGCGACCCTGAAACAACCCGGGGCCGTGGGACGGGCAAGCGGTGTCGGCATCATCCTCGGCATCATCCCGGGCCTCGGCGCCGCGGTCGCCAACTTCATCAGCTACTCGTTCGAGAAGCGACGCTCCAAGACCCCGGAGGAGTTCGGCAAGGGCAGCCACAAGGGCATCATCGCCTCGGAAGCCTGCGACAACGCGGTCGCGAGTTCGAGCCTGATTCCCACGTTCACCCTCGGCATTCCGGGCAGCGCCACCATGGCCGTCGTGTTGGCCGCGTTCTACCTGCAGGGCATCCAGCCCGGGCCGCGGGTGCTGCAGACCAACAGCGCCGAGGTGTTCGCGGTGGCGCTCGCGCTGATCGTGGCCAGTGTCCTGATCCTGCCGCTCGGCGTGCTGCTGGCCGGTCCGCTGGCCTCGGTCACGAAGGTGCCGCTGTCCCTGCTGGTTCCGACGGTGCTGTTCATGTCGATGGTCGGTGTGTACGCGATCCGCAACTCGATCTTCGACGTGGGATTGGCTCTGTTCTTCGGTGTGGTCGGGCTTCTGTTGCGACTCAACGGATATCCGGTGATCCCGCTCATCCTCGGCATCATCCTCGGGCCTCTCGCGGAGGAGTACCTGCTGCGCAGTCTGCAGTTGGCCGACGGCCCGTCGTACTTCTTCGGTTCGATCGTCGTCAACATCCTGTGGGCGATCCTGGTCGCCGCTCTGGCTGCGATGGCGTTCTCCAGCGTGCGGAAGCGTCGCAACGAGCGCGCCGCCGCGGCCGAGACGGTCGATCAGCACAACTAG
- a CDS encoding tripartite tricarboxylate transporter TctB family protein translates to MTTTDQHTGSVAARILLVATPGGMAILTGVLAWMMSMDLNPADKGYPRVLATLLALIGIWNVITDLRERADHDEPDAEYGRLVAWRVVAFIVLVALSVWLVTPIGFYPAAGVMILGGLWILGIRKPLVLIGFPLVLVGLGYVLFSILLGLPLPLARGF, encoded by the coding sequence GTGACAACAACCGACCAGCACACGGGCAGTGTGGCGGCGAGGATCCTCCTCGTCGCCACCCCGGGCGGCATGGCGATCCTGACCGGGGTTCTCGCCTGGATGATGTCGATGGACCTCAACCCGGCGGACAAGGGTTATCCGCGGGTACTCGCCACCCTGCTTGCGCTGATCGGCATCTGGAACGTCATCACAGATCTGCGGGAACGCGCCGACCATGACGAACCGGACGCCGAGTACGGCAGATTGGTCGCCTGGCGGGTCGTCGCGTTCATCGTGTTGGTGGCCCTCAGCGTGTGGCTGGTCACCCCGATCGGCTTCTACCCGGCCGCCGGCGTGATGATCCTCGGGGGCCTGTGGATCCTGGGTATACGAAAGCCGTTGGTGCTCATCGGCTTTCCCCTCGTTCTCGTGGGCCTGGGCTATGTGTTGTTCAGCATTCTGCTCGGGCTGCCCCTACCACTTGCCAGAGGATTCTGA
- a CDS encoding tripartite tricarboxylate transporter substrate binding protein: protein MKRHTTRTILAGTATVALALSGCASDSEGTDFANTPLRWVVSSAPGGGFDTTTRQLEPAFTEALGTTATVENHEGGGYAIGAQTMLTNGADCTSIVTHGIPHLNFSYMTQDVDYDLASFAPVGGISIEPGVIRVRNDSQWPDIQAFVDDAKARPGQIKISVSDLQSNNYIALLQMERDLGIDLNIIGYDGGGPSRTALVSGEVDATHAGVFNSLAIADDTRVIAVSQPENKWPDVTDNAPPINEALGVDLPANASNYVLFASAECRDNNPERYQALVDALQTSLENEEYLANLEQLGEQSKVSYLTPDELEALAQESQDNIEQLLEANPNAFAG, encoded by the coding sequence ATGAAACGTCACACCACCCGCACGATCCTCGCCGGCACCGCAACGGTCGCGCTGGCGCTGTCGGGATGCGCCTCCGACTCCGAGGGCACCGACTTCGCCAACACCCCGCTGCGCTGGGTCGTGTCCAGCGCGCCCGGCGGCGGGTTCGACACCACCACCCGCCAATTGGAGCCCGCCTTCACCGAGGCGCTCGGCACCACCGCGACCGTCGAGAACCACGAAGGTGGCGGCTACGCCATCGGCGCCCAGACGATGCTGACCAACGGAGCCGATTGCACCAGCATCGTCACCCACGGGATCCCCCACCTGAACTTCTCGTACATGACCCAGGACGTCGACTACGACCTCGCCAGCTTCGCTCCGGTCGGTGGCATCAGCATCGAACCCGGTGTCATCCGGGTACGCAACGACTCACAGTGGCCGGACATCCAGGCGTTCGTCGACGATGCCAAGGCCCGGCCCGGCCAGATCAAGATCAGCGTCTCGGACCTGCAGAGCAACAACTACATCGCGTTGCTGCAGATGGAGCGTGACCTCGGAATCGATCTGAACATCATCGGCTACGACGGGGGCGGGCCCTCGCGTACCGCACTGGTCAGCGGCGAGGTCGACGCCACCCACGCGGGTGTGTTCAACAGCCTGGCGATCGCCGACGACACCCGGGTGATCGCCGTGAGCCAGCCGGAGAACAAATGGCCCGACGTGACCGACAACGCACCCCCGATCAACGAGGCGCTCGGTGTCGACCTTCCTGCCAACGCTTCGAACTACGTGCTGTTCGCGTCCGCCGAGTGCCGTGACAACAACCCCGAGCGCTACCAGGCACTCGTCGACGCGCTGCAGACGTCGTTGGAGAACGAGGAATACCTGGCGAACCTGGAGCAGCTCGGCGAGCAGTCGAAGGTGTCGTACCTGACACCCGACGAACTGGAAGCTCTTGCCCAAGAGTCCCAGGACAACATCGAGCAGCTCCTCGAGGCGAATCCGAATGCATTCGCCGGCTGA
- a CDS encoding IclR family transcriptional regulator codes for MPPAADDSGDPAFAPQSGIAAVDRAVAVLDVFTRGTLRLGVSDIARATGLSTSTAHRVLASLCTHGLVTKVGPNYALGPRILQLAAAARDTGNLTAVARPVMTRLRDATGETVGLHVIKGSGRFVIDQVESTQPLRRTYTEWGQAIPLYQGAPGRVLLAYADEPTIAAVLSGPLESVTSSTVVDREELLHQIDLVRRNGYTFSFEERVAGIRSIAVPLWDYTGSVIAAMSVTGPAMRVTEDWMYRNLPAILQAAADISSELGYSTPV; via the coding sequence ATGCCGCCAGCCGCCGATGATTCGGGAGACCCGGCGTTCGCGCCTCAGAGTGGGATCGCCGCCGTGGACCGCGCCGTGGCCGTGTTGGACGTATTCACCCGTGGCACGCTGCGACTCGGTGTCAGCGACATCGCCCGGGCGACGGGATTGAGCACCAGCACCGCGCACCGGGTATTGGCCTCGTTGTGCACTCACGGCCTGGTGACGAAGGTGGGGCCGAATTACGCACTGGGACCGCGGATTCTGCAACTGGCCGCCGCCGCCCGGGACACCGGGAACCTCACCGCGGTGGCCCGACCGGTGATGACACGACTGCGTGATGCCACCGGCGAGACGGTGGGATTGCATGTGATCAAAGGCAGTGGCCGGTTCGTCATCGACCAGGTCGAAAGCACTCAACCGCTCCGGCGCACGTACACCGAGTGGGGCCAGGCGATCCCGCTGTATCAGGGTGCCCCCGGCCGGGTGCTGCTCGCCTATGCCGACGAGCCGACCATTGCCGCCGTGCTGTCCGGGCCACTCGAGAGCGTCACCTCCAGCACGGTGGTGGACCGCGAGGAACTGCTGCATCAGATCGACCTGGTACGGCGCAACGGCTACACCTTCTCCTTCGAGGAACGGGTGGCCGGAATCCGGTCGATAGCGGTGCCGCTGTGGGACTACACCGGTTCGGTCATCGCCGCGATGAGCGTGACGGGACCCGCCATGCGGGTGACCGAGGACTGGATGTATCGCAATCTGCCCGCGATTCTGCAAGCCGCTGCCGATATCTCGTCGGAGCTGGGGTACTCCACCCCGGTGTGA
- a CDS encoding GntR family transcriptional regulator, with protein MTAESTAGPAYRRIAEALRLTVLRSPDAELRLPTEAELAEQHGVSRQTVRRAYQELVSDGLVTRTPGRGTFAARGGSQYLRRFGTVEDLLSLSIDTEMEVLTPLTRRVEIEAAGRLGLSGDAISTVSFRRLHLGVPFCVTDVYLPPEIGALIAEAPEVQRGARSSRTIIGLLDPVLPDPIGGADQTITVALADARVAAATECEPGEPMLRIDRMYRTMAGDAVELAVSRFVTSLYSYRSSLRRARS; from the coding sequence ATGACCGCCGAATCGACCGCGGGACCGGCCTATCGGCGAATCGCCGAGGCATTACGACTGACGGTGCTGCGCTCCCCCGACGCCGAACTTCGGCTGCCCACCGAAGCGGAACTTGCCGAACAACACGGGGTGAGTCGCCAGACGGTCCGGCGGGCGTACCAGGAACTGGTGTCCGACGGCCTGGTGACCCGCACGCCGGGTCGCGGCACCTTCGCCGCACGTGGCGGCTCGCAGTATCTGCGGCGGTTCGGGACGGTGGAAGATCTGCTGAGCCTGTCGATCGACACCGAGATGGAGGTGCTGACGCCGCTCACCCGGCGGGTCGAGATCGAGGCCGCCGGCCGTCTCGGGTTGTCCGGAGACGCCATCAGCACGGTGTCCTTCCGCCGCCTCCACCTCGGAGTTCCGTTCTGTGTCACCGACGTGTACCTGCCGCCGGAGATCGGCGCGTTGATCGCCGAGGCCCCTGAGGTGCAACGGGGTGCCCGCAGTTCGCGGACGATCATCGGGTTGCTCGACCCGGTCCTGCCGGACCCGATCGGCGGGGCGGACCAGACGATCACCGTCGCGCTGGCAGATGCCCGGGTCGCGGCGGCCACCGAATGTGAGCCCGGGGAGCCGATGCTCAGGATCGACCGGATGTATCGAACGATGGCGGGTGACGCGGTAGAACTGGCGGTTTCCAGGTTCGTCACCTCGCTGTACAGCTACCGGTCCAGCCTGCGACGCGCACGCAGTTGA
- a CDS encoding GntR family transcriptional regulator, which produces MKPQASADRKRGPLRLSDLAAAHVRELIVSGQLPAGEYIRPETVADDLGISATPAREGLLLLQTEGFLTIEPRRGFSVTALSSEDIRDIYDAQAMLGGELTARAARVISPELVDQLEGIQAELEQAASDKDYESVERLNHRFHETIYRLAGARKIRWLIKTTLAYAPRKFFAAVEGWPEASAQDHRAIIEHLRSGDEEAARAAMAHHVRKAGALLAEHLGASGTLG; this is translated from the coding sequence GTGAAACCGCAGGCTTCCGCTGACCGCAAGCGGGGTCCCCTGCGGCTCAGCGATCTCGCCGCCGCGCACGTCCGCGAGCTGATCGTCTCGGGTCAGTTGCCTGCCGGCGAGTACATCCGCCCGGAAACCGTCGCCGACGATCTGGGTATCAGCGCCACACCGGCCAGAGAAGGACTCCTCCTGCTGCAGACGGAGGGTTTCCTGACGATCGAGCCGCGGCGGGGTTTCTCGGTGACGGCCTTGTCCAGTGAAGACATTCGGGACATCTACGACGCCCAGGCGATGCTGGGTGGTGAGTTGACCGCGCGTGCAGCGCGGGTGATCAGCCCCGAGTTGGTCGACCAGCTCGAAGGGATACAAGCTGAGCTCGAGCAGGCGGCGTCCGACAAGGACTACGAATCCGTCGAGCGGCTCAATCACCGATTCCACGAGACCATCTACCGATTGGCCGGCGCCCGCAAGATCCGCTGGCTGATCAAGACCACGTTGGCGTACGCGCCCCGCAAGTTCTTCGCCGCCGTCGAGGGCTGGCCGGAAGCCTCCGCGCAGGATCACCGCGCGATCATCGAGCATCTGCGCTCCGGCGACGAGGAGGCCGCCAGGGCGGCGATGGCCCACCACGTCCGCAAAGCCGGTGCCCTGCTCGCCGAGCACCTCGGCGCCAGCGGGACACTCGGGTGA
- a CDS encoding CoA ester lyase: MTAGPDLDTVRSARSFLFVPGDRPDRFAKAVAAQPDIVLIDLEDAVAADDKATARAHTSDWLRAGNRAVVRINAADTPWHDDDLAMVAEHRPAVMLAKAEHRDQIGRIVALAPEAAVLPLVETAIGVLAVRELCAAPGVARVAFGSIDLANQLGVGPDDREALLSYRTMLVLASAAAGLASPIDGVTTSFTETGVVTSDFVYALRLGLGAKLCIHPRQVAAVHAAALPSGADVEWANRIVAAVAAGDSAVAVDGEMVDVPVVARARQILAAAARG; the protein is encoded by the coding sequence GTGACGGCGGGACCCGATCTCGACACCGTCCGGTCAGCCCGGTCATTCCTGTTCGTCCCTGGGGACCGGCCGGACCGGTTCGCCAAAGCAGTTGCAGCACAGCCTGATATCGTCCTCATCGATCTCGAGGATGCTGTTGCCGCCGACGACAAGGCGACCGCACGAGCGCATACCTCGGACTGGCTTCGTGCGGGCAATCGGGCGGTGGTCCGCATCAATGCCGCCGACACGCCCTGGCATGACGACGATCTCGCGATGGTTGCCGAACACCGCCCGGCGGTGATGCTGGCGAAGGCCGAGCATCGCGATCAGATCGGCCGGATCGTTGCGCTGGCGCCGGAGGCAGCGGTGCTCCCGCTGGTCGAGACGGCGATCGGCGTCCTGGCGGTCAGAGAGCTGTGTGCGGCCCCGGGGGTGGCCCGGGTGGCCTTCGGCAGCATCGATCTGGCGAATCAACTCGGTGTGGGCCCCGACGATCGCGAGGCGCTGCTGAGCTACCGGACGATGCTGGTACTCGCTTCAGCGGCCGCCGGGCTGGCGTCTCCGATCGACGGTGTGACGACATCGTTCACCGAAACCGGTGTCGTGACATCAGATTTTGTATACGCGCTCAGGCTGGGGCTGGGGGCGAAGTTGTGCATCCACCCGAGGCAGGTTGCCGCAGTGCACGCAGCGGCGCTGCCGTCGGGTGCGGACGTGGAGTGGGCGAACAGGATCGTGGCGGCCGTCGCCGCCGGTGACTCCGCGGTGGCGGTCGACGGTGAGATGGTCGATGTACCGGTGGTCGCACGTGCCCGTCAGATCCTCGCTGCCGCCGCTCGAGGCTGA
- a CDS encoding MaoC/PaaZ C-terminal domain-containing protein yields the protein MTVHQSSAGLEQYVSDWTPEPSTITETLTTTRAAELAATLDLDMSPSAGDSLPAMWHWVYFTEWPATADLGADGHPRDGHFLPPIPNRRRMFAGGRLTIHTPLTLGQPATRDAAVVSANVKRGKSGELLFVTVRYEFSQDGQARMTEEQDLVYRSDAGSSTSFEKVAEPLPPPSSPWAIEPITHPVLLFRFSALTSNGHRIHYDEQYTTQVEGFPGLVVHGPLLAMYMSELARTNSERPLHTFEFRLMRPVFVGDRIRAQGSPSADGASAELSLVSGAANVHASARAVYL from the coding sequence ATGACAGTGCACCAGTCCAGTGCAGGATTGGAACAGTACGTGAGCGACTGGACGCCCGAACCCTCCACCATCACCGAGACTCTCACCACAACGCGGGCTGCCGAGCTGGCGGCCACCCTGGATCTCGACATGTCCCCCAGTGCCGGCGATTCGTTGCCCGCGATGTGGCACTGGGTCTACTTCACCGAGTGGCCCGCCACCGCCGATCTGGGTGCTGACGGTCACCCACGCGACGGACATTTCCTGCCCCCCATCCCCAACCGCCGCAGGATGTTCGCCGGCGGCCGACTGACCATCCATACGCCGTTGACACTCGGGCAACCGGCCACCCGGGACGCTGCGGTGGTCTCGGCGAACGTCAAGCGTGGCAAGAGTGGCGAACTGCTCTTCGTCACCGTGCGTTACGAGTTCAGTCAGGACGGGCAGGCCCGGATGACCGAGGAGCAGGATCTGGTCTACCGCAGCGACGCCGGTTCGAGCACGTCCTTCGAGAAGGTGGCCGAACCGCTGCCGCCCCCGAGCAGTCCGTGGGCGATCGAACCGATCACCCACCCGGTTCTGCTGTTCCGTTTCAGCGCCCTGACCTCCAACGGCCACCGAATCCACTACGACGAGCAGTACACCACTCAGGTCGAAGGCTTTCCCGGGCTGGTGGTCCACGGTCCGCTGCTGGCGATGTACATGTCCGAGTTGGCGCGCACGAACAGCGAACGGCCGCTGCACACCTTCGAATTCCGCTTGATGAGGCCGGTTTTTGTCGGTGACCGGATCCGGGCCCAGGGCAGCCCTTCTGCTGACGGCGCCTCCGCGGAACTCTCGCTGGTTTCCGGCGCAGCCAACGTCCATGCCAGCGCGCGGGCCGTCTACCTGTGA
- a CDS encoding CaiB/BaiF CoA-transferase family protein, which translates to MTLPGTAAGAALPLHGITVLSLEHAVAAPFATRQLADLGARVIKVERPGSGDFARQYDDSVNGESSYFVWLNRSKESIALDVKSEDGRKVLHELADQADVILQNLGPGAAARLGLSAEEVRARDPKKIVVSVTGWGSTGPWADRKAYDLLVQCETGLVSLTGTPDDVAKVGVSIADIAAGMYAFSGTLAALYRRQVTGEGATIEVSLFESLAEWVGQPAHFTAGAGRQPGRFGAQHATIAPYGPFAAGDGHTVLIAIQNEPEWSRFCSEVLQRPDIAEDPRFASSTQRVAHRNEVNDTITKVFATLPTPELQARLTAARIAFAGVNTIGEFLEHPILQARDRWRTVETEHGPVRALLPPIDLGVEAQMGPVPALGEHTADILTELGHDPLAFAGESEQRSEELT; encoded by the coding sequence GTGACACTCCCCGGAACCGCTGCGGGAGCTGCACTTCCGTTGCACGGCATCACGGTGCTCTCACTCGAGCATGCAGTGGCGGCACCGTTCGCGACCCGCCAACTCGCCGACCTCGGCGCCCGGGTGATCAAGGTGGAACGGCCGGGCAGCGGGGACTTCGCCCGGCAGTACGACGATTCGGTCAACGGCGAGTCGAGCTATTTCGTCTGGCTCAACCGCTCGAAAGAGTCGATCGCGCTCGACGTCAAGAGCGAGGACGGACGAAAGGTTCTGCACGAGTTGGCCGATCAGGCCGACGTCATCCTGCAGAACCTCGGTCCGGGCGCGGCCGCCCGTCTGGGTCTGTCGGCCGAGGAGGTGCGTGCGCGCGACCCCAAAAAGATCGTCGTGTCGGTGACCGGATGGGGCAGCACCGGTCCGTGGGCCGACCGCAAGGCCTACGACCTACTGGTCCAGTGCGAGACCGGACTGGTGTCACTGACCGGAACCCCCGACGATGTCGCCAAGGTGGGGGTGTCCATCGCCGACATCGCCGCGGGGATGTATGCGTTCAGCGGAACTCTGGCCGCGCTGTACCGCCGGCAGGTCACCGGTGAGGGCGCAACGATCGAGGTTTCGCTGTTCGAGTCCCTGGCCGAATGGGTGGGCCAGCCGGCACATTTCACCGCGGGCGCGGGTCGGCAACCCGGAAGGTTCGGGGCGCAGCACGCAACGATCGCGCCGTACGGCCCCTTCGCTGCCGGCGACGGTCACACCGTGTTGATCGCCATCCAGAACGAACCCGAATGGTCCCGGTTCTGCAGCGAGGTGCTCCAGCGACCCGACATCGCCGAGGATCCGCGATTCGCCTCGAGCACCCAGCGGGTCGCGCATCGAAACGAGGTGAACGACACCATCACAAAGGTTTTCGCCACCCTGCCCACACCCGAACTGCAGGCGCGTCTGACCGCCGCACGGATCGCCTTCGCCGGTGTCAACACGATCGGCGAGTTCCTCGAGCATCCGATTCTGCAGGCGCGGGACCGCTGGCGCACAGTCGAGACCGAGCACGGCCCGGTGCGCGCGCTGCTCCCACCGATCGATCTCGGAGTCGAAGCACAGATGGGCCCGGTGCCGGCACTCGGCGAGCACACCGCCGACATCCTGACCGAACTCGGTCATGATCCACTGGCATTCGCCGGTGAATCAGAGCAACGAAGCGAGGAGCTGACATGA
- a CDS encoding acyl-CoA dehydrogenase family protein yields the protein MALSSEERSLLDSVHDFVEKQVKPVVRELEHANTYPEELIETMKEIGIFGLAIPEPYGFGQVSMPCYVQVTEELSRGWMSLAGAMGGHTVVAKLIMMFGTEEQKQRYLPRMATGELRTTMALTEPGGGSDLQAMRTSARRDGDEYVINGSKTWITNARRAGLIALMCKTDPSAEPAHRGVSILLVEKVPGFTVSKDLPKLGYKGVESCELNFSDCRVPADALLGSSEGAGFAQMMKGLEVGRLQVAARATGVAKAAFEDALRYAQERESFGKPIWQHQSVGNMLADMGTKLSAARALLLSAAEKFDSGARCDMEAGMAKLFASEIGMEIALDAVRVHGGYGYSTEYDVERYFRDAPLMIVGEGTNEIQRGVIAKQLVKRGGLDQ from the coding sequence ATGGCGCTGTCAAGTGAAGAGAGGTCGCTCCTCGACTCGGTGCACGACTTCGTCGAAAAGCAGGTGAAGCCGGTCGTCCGGGAACTCGAGCATGCCAACACCTATCCCGAGGAACTCATCGAGACGATGAAGGAGATCGGGATCTTCGGCCTCGCGATCCCCGAACCGTACGGCTTCGGCCAGGTGTCGATGCCCTGCTACGTCCAGGTGACCGAAGAACTGTCCCGCGGCTGGATGAGCCTGGCAGGGGCCATGGGCGGGCACACGGTGGTGGCCAAACTGATCATGATGTTCGGCACCGAGGAGCAGAAGCAGCGTTACCTGCCGCGGATGGCCACGGGCGAACTGCGCACCACGATGGCGCTGACCGAACCCGGCGGCGGTTCCGACCTGCAGGCGATGCGGACCTCGGCGCGCCGCGACGGCGACGAGTACGTCATCAACGGCAGCAAGACCTGGATCACCAACGCGCGTCGCGCCGGATTGATCGCACTGATGTGCAAGACCGATCCCTCCGCCGAACCGGCCCACCGCGGCGTGTCCATCCTGCTGGTCGAGAAGGTGCCGGGCTTCACGGTGTCCAAGGATCTACCCAAGCTCGGTTACAAAGGTGTCGAGAGCTGCGAGCTGAACTTCTCCGACTGCCGGGTTCCCGCCGACGCGCTGCTCGGCAGCAGTGAGGGCGCCGGGTTCGCTCAGATGATGAAGGGCCTGGAGGTCGGCCGACTGCAGGTCGCGGCCCGTGCCACCGGTGTCGCCAAAGCGGCGTTCGAGGACGCCCTGCGATACGCCCAGGAGCGGGAGAGCTTCGGCAAACCGATCTGGCAGCATCAATCCGTGGGAAACATGCTCGCCGACATGGGCACCAAGCTGTCGGCGGCGCGGGCGCTGCTGCTCAGTGCCGCAGAGAAATTCGACTCCGGCGCGCGCTGCGACATGGAGGCCGGCATGGCGAAACTCTTCGCCTCCGAGATCGGCATGGAGATCGCGCTGGACGCCGTGCGGGTGCACGGCGGCTACGGCTACTCCACCGAATACGACGTGGAACGCTACTTCCGGGACGCCCCTTTGATGATCGTCGGTGAAGGCACCAACGAGATCCAGCGCGGGGTGATCGCCAAGCAACTCGTCAAACGAGGCGGTCTGGACCAGTGA